The following is a genomic window from Eubalaena glacialis isolate mEubGla1 chromosome 18, mEubGla1.1.hap2.+ XY, whole genome shotgun sequence.
CTACAGAGCACGAGGACAAGGGTCCAGGTCAGGGCAACTCCAGTCCGGCATGTGGGTCATTCGCCCTCACCCCATCTCAGGCTCCTCCCTGCCATCCTAAGGCCTGGCTCTCTGCCCGCTCCCCAGGCCCTCTCCTTGCCCAAACCCCATATATTCATCCCGGCCTCTGGCTGACCCAACACTGGGCTCATCCCTGACCCAGAAGGCTCCCTTCTTCTGACAGTAGAAGgccatttaagaaataaatatgaaaaagaaagaaagcaagaaaggaaggaatgaaggaagggagggaaagaaagagagagagaaaggaaggaaggaagaaagagagggaaagaaagagagagagaaaggaaggaaggaagaaaggagggagggaggaaagaaaagaaagaaagaaagaaaaaaaggaagaaagaaagaaaggaaggaaggaaggaaggaagaaagaaagaggcctTTCAAACACCCCCTCTGCACCCATGCCAGAAACCCAAGgtcagggtggggagaggtggagggAGCACGGGTTCCAGTCTGAAGAATGTTAGACTCCAATTCAAGCTCAATCTTTCTAGCTGTCAGATCTTGGACACCTgatcccctcctccctctgagcctcagtttcctcatctgtacagtgaGGGCAATCACCCTCACTCAGGGTCTTATCCAATGTCCCATCCCACATCCTGGGGATGAGGAGCCTCTGAGGGACCCCCACCTAGGAAGACTCACTGTGGCTGCTCCCGAAAGGACTTCTGAAGATGAAGTGAACCTCATCTCCATGGTCTGCCCTCACATAGCTCGGCCTGACATCCTTGAAGAAGCTGGGCTGATGCTGGAACTCGTAGAAGTAGACAGGGGCGTAGGaacctggggaggtggggaagacgGGCCATGACCTGGCGGCCCCTCACCCGGAGCTTTCTTGCATCACCCATGGTGATGACGTAGCTAAGTCCAAAGCTGGTTGGAGTCTGGACAATGGGGTGAAGGAGCCCCAGGCTGGAGCAAGGGCAGTGGGAAGGGCCTGGATTCAAATTGTGGCGTTGGAACTTCCTAGGGTATGGTTTTAGGCAAGTCACTGAAGGTCACTGAACCTGGTTCCTCCTCCGTAAAATGGGGTAAATCTCTGTCTCTTAGACTAGCCATGAGGATTTACCAAGATGAAGGATATCAAGTGCCTGGCACCAATAAATAGACATGGGCTAGGTTTTGGACACCAGTAGACCTCATCTGGCACCTGCAGCTCTGAGCCGCCCCCTAGCCAGTCTGGCCTTAGTGCAGATGTACTCACACTGCAACTTTGCTACTTGGAGTGCAGGGATCACGAAGATGCAGTCCCCCATGATCTCATGGAACTGGATTCGGAGGGTCTGGGGGTCCTCACTGTCCCCTATGTACTCCTCCATCAACAGGTCACCAAACTCAGGCGGCATCATCTGCCCCAGGTGGACCAGGAAGAGGCAGGTTAGGCAggctggcaggggctgggaggcagcAGAGGCAGGACTGGGGAGATGGATCCTGGGATGGGATAGGGAATCGGGGAAAGAGGCCAAGCTCTGGGTGAGGGGTGCTACATGGACAGGATATCTGGGGGCTGGGCTTCCCGTGCCTTGGGATAGGAAAGGGGCCCCCTCCCCATGTGGGCAGGTCCCCAGGAACCTCACCATCATTGTTGATATTTTCTGCAAGCCATCCTTTATGGTCTCTCTGTCCATATCCTTCTGGGTGTCAGAATTGTTCATGACCTGGGTGGTAGGGGAGTCTGGAGTTGGAGATACGATGGGCCTGGAGCTACGAAGCCCCGAGGCCTTCCCTCTGGATGGGCTCCCCCGCACCTGGAGGCTTGGGAGTGGGCCTCACCGAGGGGATGATCCAACTGTACTCATCGTTGTTTACACCAATGATGCTGGGGACAGGGTGCAAGTCGGCAGAGGCCAGCAGCTCCTGGGGGTGCTTGGGCAGGAAGATCCCGTCCACCAGGCCAGGGATGATGCTGAAGGGCTAAGGGACACTCAAGGTCAGGTTGCAGACACTTTCTGATGCCGCAGACACCTTCCACCCCTTCTTGGCTCGTCCCAGAATGCTCACACCCACCCCAGCAGGTCCTATACCTGCCTCAGCATGGCCTGGCCTCGATTTCCCATCCAGGGCTGTGAGGACACCAAGGTGAGGAGCtagagtaacttgcccagggagGATGAAGGGCACCCAGGCTTGCCTGCCCCACACCTACTGGACCCTTCCCTCCACAGCCATGTCCATCAGTCAAACCTTGTTGATGGCCAGAATCTCCTCTTCACTCTTGCGCCGCAGGCAGTCCACCAGGGCCTCTGAGTCAACCTGGCCACAGGCAGACAGGTTGGCCACCACCTGTAAACAGACCAGGCAGCGGCTGGCTCATGCTTCCGGGTAGGGGAGAGAGGTTTGCCCAGTGCCCCAGTTGGAGGCAGGTGTACCCCAAATCTCACAGAGTATTGTGAATGGATTCGTACAGTTTTGAAATTGTTCCAACTTCCCTGATGCTCAGAGGACTCTGCCAGGGGCGCCATCCCACCTGCCTAGATGGTCCTGCCTATGATGGGGGCCCCCAGCGCAGCAGTCTTGTGGGCCACAGAATGTACTCAGCCTCTGCGCTGACAGAGGTCTGTGAATTCTGACCCTTGAACAATCCCCAGATAGGCGGCTGTTTCCAAGGTCCTCTGATGGCAGGGGAGTCCttgttatccccatttaacagacaGAGTAATGGAGGCTGAGAGGTAAGAGATGGGGCAGCAGGTCTGGGCTTCCCACGGTTGAGGGCACTCACTGTGGAGACCACATCAGATGAGTTGGCGGTGAAGCTGGGCAGCAGGGCCACGCCACTCTCCATGATGGCACAGTGGAAGAGTCCTTCGGACATGGGGGACACAACATGCAAAGACACGCTTACGCCACCCGCAGACTCGCCAAAAATGGTGACATGGTCAGGGTCGCCTCCAAAGTAGACGATATTCTGCTGGACCCAGCGTAGTGCGGCCACTTGATCCAGGTAGCCCCAGTTGCCAGTTGCGTATTTGTCTCCAGTGCTGAGAGGTGGCAGGGATGAGGGTCATGGGACTGTCCTGGCTCCATCAGCCCGCGTTGCCGAGCCCAGCCCCAGTCTCACCTGAAGAAGCCCAGCAAACCCAGGCGGTACTGGATAACGACCACCACCACGTCCTCGAAGGCCGCCAGAGCAGAGCCGTCATACATGGAAGCCATGCCCACGACAAACCCACCACCATGGATCCACACCATCACCTGGCGAATCCAAGGCACAGATACCATATGGCTCCCACCAAGCCCAAACCCCACCAGAGCTGCTACCTAAACTAACCACCACTTTGGCTCTGTCCTCCTAACCACATGGACAGAACTCCAGCAAGACAAAGTGGTATCTTCATGACCTGGGCTGAAGGCAACCCAAGTTCTATCAGGAAAACCGTGCCTCCCACACTTTGGGGCCCGTCCCACATACCAAAGCCTGGCTCCATTTCTCCCAGAACCCTGTCTGACATGGAAAGAAAAGGGTGTCTCTCTGATCACCCCACATGCACGCACATTAATTAAAAGTGTACTCTATTCTCTTTGGCCCAACAGATAATCCATGGCTGGGGTCTCCGGCCGCCTCAAAATGCATCCCTCAGGCACCTGAGTGGGTCCTGGGTATGAGTTGATTGGGTAGGTCCTGGGTCCCTACCAGGGCCACAGTTTCTGACGTCTGGGAGCAGCCAGGGTTCTGTGACCCTGTGCCCAGGCATCAGCCACCCATGCTGGGTAAGAAATACTCTCTTGGATCTGATAGTAAGAAGCTTCTTAACAGGGTCCACACTGCAGTGGGGCCCAGGTTGATCTTGTTCTTTTAAATCTTCTGCAGAAGAAATGTCCTCCCACCCCTTAGCCAGCTGTGGCCTGGCACTCACAGGCAGGTTAGAGCCCTCATGGGAATGGGCAGGTGTGTAGATGTTGAGGTACAGGCAGTCTTCAGACATGGAAGTAGAAGGCAGGGTCACATTCAGTAGTTTCAGAGTCATTTCTTTCATGCTAGCGAAGTCCTGCAGACACCTGGTGACCATGGCAGGCAGTCAGTCCTGGGGCCATGCTGTGGCCATAACCAGATCCTGGGCCCAGATATGCTCCCAGCTACCCTTAGTCCCACTTCCTTTGATACCTCACTCACATGTGATCCCTCCCTAAAGCCCCTTTGCACCAAGCTACAGGCCACAGACTCGGGGGAAGCTGGGATGGAGCCTAGTCTTCCAGGAGGCCTCAAGCTCATGAGGGCCTTGGATATCAATCCTCCTGAGGCTGAGAAATCTTGACTCTGGAGGGTCTCTATGAGAACGACTGGTTGCATGTGTTGACATTCACCACCATATAACTGTACTCAGGCAGACCTGGAACAGGGGAGTAGCCCGTATACATGTGCTGCCAAAAGGAATGGATTAATTTCTCATGAGAAGGGCAGTGGGACATCCCTCATCCCAAGTCAGACTCTCAAGGAACCTCATCACTCCCCCAGTTTCCAGTTTCAAGAACATATACACGCCCCTTGGTCAATGGCATCTGGCCCTGTCGGTTGGCACAGTGACTGTGCAGAGTGGGGTCTTCTGCTCCTCAGGGATCTACAGTGTCTGCTGCTAGAGTCAGGAGCTCCTACAAGGTTCAAACCTCCCCCAGAGATACCTCCTCTGGTGGCAGAGATCACTTGTCATAACTAGAACCTAGGGAGTTGTGTGTCTCTGCTTGTCCCTTCAGCTTGTGGAGCTAATGCTCTTTGAGTGCTAAGCCCTCAGTCTGGGAAAGTTACTTCACCCTTTCAAGCCTCTGCAtgctcatcagaaaaatgcatgtGAAAATCCACCAAACTCAGAGGGAAAACTGGCTGTTTTGAAATGACATGAAATAACAACTGCAGCCTGGCCCAGAGCTCAGAGTACCCTTTATCCCAGGGCCTAGAGTTCCCTGGAACCCCTGCTTACTTGGCTGGGTGGGAGGTCCCATCCTTTATACCACTCCAAGATTCCGGGGGCTCCGGGGGCGCAAACCGCAACAGCCCTAGAGGTGGCTTGGCgaagggaattcccaagaaggtGTGGATCCCCACATCAGTGTTCTTCACATGGACGAGGCTCCCCCGCACCTGGCCCGTGTACGTGGTCCGCACGGGGCTGGCAGAGTCCTGGCCTGTGGGCAGAGAGATGGACGTCAGGGTTGGGTCTCCCCATTTAGCTGCCCTCCCAGACTGTTGATGCTGCCACCTCCTTCCTGTCCTCAGCTCAGCTCAAGGGACACTGATCTACCAACACTTGCTTTACAGATTTCCTGCCTGTAactctgctccccccacccccaactgccTTCACTGCCCCAGCCTTTTCCACCATGCTCACTGAGGCTCCTTGGGGCTCGGCACCATGGTTTAGCCCCATAGTTTAGCCTCAAACAAATAGTCACATGAGCCTGATGGGGTGAGAGTGTCCTTTctactcactgtgtgccaggtcctAGGAGGCAGTAGAACTGTGGGAATCGGACAGACAAGATTCCTGTCCTTAAGGATCTCACACTCTAGGTGGCAAGAATGACATAAAGAAAGTATCCTCccgcaagaggaaagagatatgggaacatatgtatatgtataactgattcactttgttataaagcagaaactaacacaccattttaaagcaat
Proteins encoded in this region:
- the CES2 gene encoding cocaine esterase isoform X3; amino-acid sequence: MFVQWIKDRDLDFDGSPKSRGLGEALNRRRLDASLRSLLVKSSMSAGSAKKTCEPKMQLDRLREWLRAVAFGVLLLLVPGQGQDSASPVRTTYTGQVRGSLVHVKNTDVGIHTFLGIPFAKPPLGLLRFAPPEPPESWSGIKDGTSHPAKCLQDFASMKEMTLKLLNVTLPSTSMSEDCLYLNIYTPAHSHEGSNLPVMVWIHGGGFVVGMASMYDGSALAAFEDVVVVVIQYRLGLLGFFSTGDKYATGNWGYLDQVAALRWVQQNIVYFGGDPDHVTIFGESAGGVSVSLHVVSPMSEGLFHCAIMESGVALLPSFTANSSDVVSTVVANLSACGQVDSEALVDCLRRKSEEEILAINKPFSIIPGLVDGIFLPKHPQELLASADLHPVPSIIGVNNDEYSWIIPSVMNNSDTQKDMDRETIKDGLQKISTMMMMPPEFGDLLMEEYIGDSEDPQTLRIQFHEIMGDCIFVIPALQVAKLQCSYAPVYFYEFQHQPSFFKDVRPSYVRADHGDEVHFIFRSPFGSSHIQLTEEEELLSRKIMKYWANFARNGNPNGEGLPHWPVFNQEEQYMQLNTQPAVGRALKAHRLQFWTKTLPQKIRELMEAKEKHTEL
- the CES2 gene encoding cocaine esterase isoform X1, yielding MFVQWIKDRDLDFDGSPKSRGLGEALNRRRLDASLRSLLVKSSMSAGSAKKTCEPKMQLDRLREWLRAVAFGVLLLLVPGQGQDSASPVRTTYTGQVRGSLVHVKNTDVGIHTFLGIPFAKPPLGLLRFAPPEPPESWSGIKDGTSHPAKCLQDFASMKEMTLKLLNVTLPSTSMSEDCLYLNIYTPAHSHEGSNLPVMVWIHGGGFVVGMASMYDGSALAAFEDVVVVVIQYRLGLLGFFSTGDKYATGNWGYLDQVAALRWVQQNIVYFGGDPDHVTIFGESAGGVSVSLHVVSPMSEGLFHCAIMESGVALLPSFTANSSDVVSTVVANLSACGQVDSEALVDCLRRKSEEEILAINKPFSIIPGLVDGIFLPKHPQELLASADLHPVPSIIGVNNDEYSWIIPSVMNNSDTQKDMDRETIKDGLQKISTMMMMPPEFGDLLMEEYIGDSEDPQTLRIQFHEIMGDCIFVIPALQVAKLQCSYAPVYFYEFQHQPSFFKDVRPSYVRADHGDEVHFIFRSPFGSSHIQLTEEEELLSRKIMKYWANFARNGNPNGEGLPHWPVFNQEEQYMQLNTQPAVGRALKAHRLQFWTKTLPQKIRELMEAKEKHTELNSEWACPWVPGAWTSCPVARRSRWVPQSLPLEVCLHSQWFCRHCRAQTLHDCSTSMKMFICGMFPGSRIEGSEDPGISRRRDSCRLAPKGLFIQGGLLLPFRIPLATLPPSPAPSAEHRPTHQLTVGIHLISFPTYLIVFPKLLFRLHHLPPNKKTLSYILSQHAKIPIMFTLPVCATKALSLYH
- the CES2 gene encoding cocaine esterase isoform X4 encodes the protein MFVQWIKDRDLDFDGSPKSRGLGEALNRRRLDASLRSLLVKSSMSAGSAKKTCEPKMQLDRLREWLRAVAFGVLLLLVPGQGQDSASPVRTTYTGQVRGSLVHVKNTDVGIHTFLGIPFAKPPLGLLRFAPPEPPESWSGIKDGTSHPAKCLQDFASMKEMTLKLLNVTLPSTSMSEDCLYLNIYTPAHSHEGSNLPVMVWIHGGGFVVGMASMYDGSALAAFEDVVVVVIQYRLGLLGFFSTGDKYATGNWGYLDQVAALRWVQQNIVYFGGDPDHVTIFGESAGGVSVSLHVVSPMSEGLFHCAIMESGVALLPSFTANSSDVVSTVVANLSACGQVDSEALVDCLRRKSEEEILAINKPFSIIPGLVDGIFLPKHPQELLASADLHPVPSIIGVNNDEYSWIIPSVMNNSDTQKDMDRETIKDGLQKISTMMMMPPEFGDLLMEEYIGDSEDPQTLRIQFHEIMGDCIFVIPALQVAKLQCSYAPVYFYEFQHQPSFFKDVRPSYVRADHGDEVHFIFRSPFGSSHIQLTEEEELLSRKIMKYWANFARNGRSSTCS
- the CES2 gene encoding cocaine esterase isoform X2 is translated as MFVQWIKDRDLDFDGSPKSRGLGEALNRRRLDASLRSLLVKSSMSAGSAKKTCEPKMQLDRLREWLRAVAFGVLLLLVPGQGQDSASPVRTTYTGQVRGSLVHVKNTDVGIHTFLGIPFAKPPLGLLRFAPPEPPESWSGIKDGTSHPAKCLQDFASMKEMTLKLLNVTLPSTSMSEDCLYLNIYTPAHSHEGSNLPVMVWIHGGGFVVGMASMYDGSALAAFEDVVVVVIQYRLGLLGFFSTGDKYATGNWGYLDQVAALRWVQQNIVYFGGDPDHVTIFGESAGGVSVSLHVVSPMSEGLFHCAIMESGVALLPSFTANSSDVVSTVVANLSACGQVDSEALVDCLRRKSEEEILAINKPFSIIPGLVDGIFLPKHPQELLASADLHPVPSIIGVNNDEYSWIIPSVMNNSDTQKDMDRETIKDGLQKISTMMMMPPEFGDLLMEEYIGDSEDPQTLRIQFHEIMGDCIFVIPALQVAKLQCSYAPVYFYEFQHQPSFFKDVRPSYVRADHGDEVHFIFRSPFGSSHIQLTEEEELLSRKIMKYWANFARNGNSEWACPWVPGAWTSCPVARRSRWVPQSLPLEVCLHSQWFCRHCRAQTLHDCSTSMKMFICGMFPGSRIEGSEDPGISRRRDSCRLAPKGLFIQGGLLLPFRIPLATLPPSPAPSAEHRPTHQLTVGIHLISFPTYLIVFPKLLFRLHHLPPNKKTLSYILSQHAKIPIMFTLPVCATKALSLYH